One Actinospica robiniae DSM 44927 genomic region harbors:
- a CDS encoding chitinase — protein sequence MASTPAPGKRTRAALAATAVAALAVTGAVFATQAQAASTNILVNGSFGTGDLTGWTCDAGTGSVVTSPVYTGDTHALAGAASSSDDAQCTQTVSVQPNTSCTLSGEVEGAYVYLGIVGGTSTWTPSASSWAALSTTFTTTASQTSVTVFTHGWYGQGTYYADNLALTGPAGAGSSPSVSPTTASASPSASPSASPSKSASPSPSASASASPTSTGTGGGGTGGLPAHSLVGYLHSSFSNGAGNVNIQDAPAAWNVIALAFADSNGAGDITFTPCPASECAGAQTQAQLIAGVKTVQSQGRKVLISIGGANGQVTLNSASDATEFVNTVSSIVDTYGLNGVDLDFENQSLTLNSGDNDITHPTTPAVVNLISAVQQLKAKYGSGFIVAMAPQVFFVQTGYQYYGGNSTGASDRRAGAWLPVIYGLRNQLNLLDVQDYNSGPTMGLDGQYYNTGGEDFLTAMTDMLLHGFTVAGTGETFPALSPSQVTIGLPADQYAGNGAVSASDLDSALNCLTKGSSCGGYKPLGTYPALGGLMAWSINWDVFSGNQFATTYTGYFG from the coding sequence ATGGCATCCACACCCGCGCCCGGCAAGCGCACCCGCGCCGCGCTCGCGGCCACAGCCGTCGCGGCGCTCGCCGTCACCGGCGCCGTCTTCGCCACCCAAGCTCAGGCGGCGAGCACCAACATCCTGGTCAACGGCAGCTTCGGCACCGGCGACCTGACCGGCTGGACCTGCGACGCGGGTACCGGCTCCGTGGTCACCAGTCCGGTCTACACCGGTGACACCCACGCTCTGGCGGGCGCCGCGAGCAGCTCCGACGACGCGCAGTGCACCCAGACCGTCTCGGTCCAGCCGAACACCTCCTGCACCCTGTCCGGCGAGGTCGAGGGCGCCTACGTTTACCTCGGCATCGTCGGCGGCACCTCCACCTGGACGCCCTCGGCCTCCTCCTGGGCGGCGCTGTCGACCACCTTCACCACCACCGCGTCGCAGACCTCGGTGACGGTCTTCACCCACGGCTGGTACGGCCAGGGCACCTACTACGCCGACAACCTGGCGCTGACCGGCCCGGCCGGCGCGGGCTCGAGCCCGTCGGTCTCCCCGACCACGGCATCCGCCAGCCCTTCGGCCAGCCCGTCGGCGTCGCCGAGCAAGTCCGCGAGCCCGTCGCCGAGTGCCTCGGCCAGCGCGTCGCCGACCTCCACCGGCACCGGTGGCGGCGGGACCGGCGGCCTGCCCGCGCACTCGCTGGTCGGCTACCTGCACTCGAGCTTCTCCAACGGGGCCGGCAATGTGAACATCCAGGACGCCCCGGCGGCGTGGAACGTGATCGCCCTCGCCTTCGCCGACTCGAACGGTGCCGGTGACATCACCTTCACCCCGTGCCCGGCGAGCGAATGCGCGGGCGCGCAGACACAGGCGCAGCTGATCGCCGGGGTCAAGACAGTGCAGTCCCAGGGCCGCAAGGTGCTGATCTCCATCGGCGGGGCGAACGGCCAGGTGACCCTGAACAGCGCGTCCGACGCGACCGAGTTCGTCAACACGGTCAGCTCGATCGTCGACACCTACGGCCTCAACGGCGTCGACCTGGACTTCGAGAACCAGTCCCTGACGCTCAACAGCGGCGACAACGACATCACCCACCCGACCACGCCGGCTGTGGTGAACCTGATCTCGGCCGTGCAGCAGCTCAAGGCCAAGTACGGGTCCGGATTCATCGTCGCGATGGCGCCGCAGGTGTTCTTCGTCCAGACCGGCTACCAGTACTACGGCGGCAACAGCACCGGCGCGTCCGACCGCCGGGCCGGCGCGTGGCTCCCGGTCATCTACGGCCTGCGCAACCAGCTGAACCTGCTGGACGTGCAGGACTACAACTCCGGACCCACGATGGGGCTGGACGGGCAGTACTACAACACCGGCGGCGAGGACTTCCTGACCGCGATGACGGACATGCTGCTGCACGGCTTCACCGTGGCCGGCACCGGCGAGACCTTCCCCGCGCTCAGCCCGAGCCAAGTCACCATCGGCCTGCCCGCCGACCAGTACGCCGGCAACGGCGCCGTCAGCGCCTCCGACCTCGACAGCGCGCTCAACTGCCTGACGAAGGGCAGCAGTTGCGGCGGCTACAAGCCGCTCGGCACCTACCCGGCTCTGGGCGGCCTGATGGCGTGGTCCATCAACTGGGATGTGTTCAGCGGCAACCAGTTCGCCACCACCTATACCGGCTACTTCGGCTGA